In Eubalaena glacialis isolate mEubGla1 chromosome 4, mEubGla1.1.hap2.+ XY, whole genome shotgun sequence, one DNA window encodes the following:
- the DAPK3 gene encoding death-associated protein kinase 3: MSTFKQEDVEDHYEMGEELGSGQFAIVRKCRQKGTGKEYAAKFIKKRRLSSSRRGVSREEIEREVNILREIRHPNIITLHDIFENKTDVVLILELVSGGELFDFLAEKESLTEDEATQFLKQILDGVHYLHSKRIAHFDLKPENIMLLDKNVPNPRIKLIDFGIAHKIEAGNEFKNIFGTPEFVAPEIVNYEPLGLEADMWSIGVITYILLSGASPFLGETKQETLTNISAVNYDFDEEYFSNTSELAKDFIRRLLVKDPKRRMTIAQSLEHSWIKAIRRRNVRREDSGRKPERRRLKTARLKEYTIKSHSSMPPNNTYVNFERFSKVLEEVAAAEEGLRGLEHSRRLFHEDIEALTAIYEEKEAWYREENESIGQDLRRLRQELHKTEALQRQAQEEAKGALLGASGLRRRFSRLENRYEALAKQVASEMLFVQDLVHAMEQEKLQGGECSLR; encoded by the exons ATGTCCACATTCAAGCAGGAAGATGTGGAAGACCACTATGAGATGGGGGAGGAGCTGGGCAG CGGCCAGTTTGCGATTGTGCGGAAATGCCGGCAGAAGGGCACCGGGAAGGAGTACGCGGCCAAGTTCATCAAGAAGCGCCGCTTGTCGTCCAGCCGCCGGGGGGTCAGCCGGGAGGAGATCGAGAGGGAGGTGAACATCCTGCGGGAGATCCGGCACCCCAACATCATCACACTGCACGACATCTTTGAGAACAAGACCGACGTGGTGCTCATCCTGGAACTGGTCTCGGGCGGGGAGCTCTTCGACTTCCTGGCGGAGAAGGAGTCGCTGACAGAGGACGAGGCCACCCAGTTCCTCAAGCAGATCCTGGACGGCGTCCATTACCTGCACTCCAAACGCATCGCCCACTTCGACCTCAAG ccagaGAACATCATGCTCCTGGACAAAAATGTGCCGAACCCGCGGATCAAGCTCATCGACTTCGGCATCGCCCACAAAATCGAAGCAGGGAATGAGTTCAAGAACATCTTTGGCACCCCGGAGTTCGTGG CTCCCGAGATCGTCAACTACGAGCCCCTGGGTCTGGAGGCGGACATGTG gagcATTGGTGTCATCACCTACATCCT TTTGAGTGGCGCGTCCCCATTCCTGGGAGAGACCAAGCAGGAGACCCTGACCAACATCTCGGCCGTGAACTACGACTTTGACGAGGAGTACTTCAGCAACACCAGCGAGCTGGCCAAGGACTTCATCCGCCGGCTGCTCGTCAAAGACCCCAA GAGGAGAATGACCATCGCCCAGAGCCTGGAGCATTCCTGGATCAAG GCGATCCGGCGGCGGAACGTGCGGCGAGAGGACAGTGGCCGCAAGCCGGAGCGGCGGCGCCTGAAGACGGCCCGCCTCAAGGAGTACACCATCAAGTCACACTCGAGCATGCCCCCCAACAACACCTACGTCAACTTTGAGCGCTTCTCCAAGGTGCTGGAGGAGGTGGCGGCGGCCGAGGAGGGCCTGCGTGGGCTCGAGCACAGCCGGCGCCTGTTCCATGAGGACATCGAGGCGCTGACGGCAATCTACGAGGAGAAAGAGGCCTGGTACCGCGAGGAGAACGAGAGCATCGGCCAGGACCTGCGGCGGCTGCGCCAGGAGCTGCACAAGACCGAGGCGCTCCAGCGGCAGGCCCAGGAGGAGGCCAAGGGTGCCCTGCTGGGGGCCAGCGGGCTCAGGCGCCGCTTCAGCCGCCTCGAGAACCGCTACGAGGCGCTGGCCAAGCAGGTGGCCTCCGAGATGCTGTTCGTGCAGGATCTGGTGCATGCCATGGAGCAGGAGAAGCTGCAGGGCGGGGAGTGCAGCCTCCGCTAG